The Leptospira ryugenii genome includes the window ATGTTGCTTATCATTTTTCTTTATGTAGTCGTTTATGTTTTTGTTAGACAATCAGTCCTAAATAGAAGAAAAAATATTGCTTAATTTAGTGGCAAGATAGGCTCTATTCCTATGCCTCTATCAAAGAAAGAAATCCTCTTTTGCATTTTGAACGGTTTCCTCATCGGAATCGCAAATCTAATCCCTGGAGTTTCAGGTGGAACTTTTGCTTTAATTTTAGGTCTGTATGATCGGTTGTTAGGTGCTATTACATCCATCACTCTAGATACAATCAAAATCACTTTACAATTTATATTTGGTTTTTGGCAAAAAGAGAAACAATCCTCCTTTTTTTCTGAAATGAAACGCATAGACCTTTGGTTTTTACTCTTTCTGGGACTTGGGCTTTTGATCTCCGTTGTGTCCGGGGCAAAACTCATTCAGTATCTTTTGCAAAACCATCCGGCGCCTACTTTGGCATTGTTTATTGGATTGATTCTACCTTCTCTCTCCGTACCTTACAAATTGATCGAAAAGCATAGTTTTGTCGTTTGGTTATTTTTGCTCCCAGGCATTGTTCTTACTATCGTTCCCTCTTTTTTTATGGGAGAAAATGTTGGGTCTGAGAATCCACTTGTTGCCTTATTAACTGGTGCGATTGCTATATCTGCAATGATCCTGCCTGGCATTTCTGGCTCTTATATAATGTTAGTTCTAGGAGAATACCAAATTGTCATTGGAAAACTTTCCACTATAACCGAACTTTCTTCGATCGTTTTTTTAATGGCCTTTGGTATTGGTTGTTTGGTTGGTCTCATAGTGTTTACTCACTTTGTAAAGTGGCTCTTCCAGAAATACAAATCACATACAATGACTTTTTTGTTAGGATTGATTTTAGGCTCCTTCTTTATCCTTTGGCCTTTCAAGGATTATGCCAATGGACAAACAATTGTTGGGCGATCAGGTGAAGTAAAACGAGACATTCAAATCGCTACTGCAAAAAATATTCTCCCTCAGTCTACCGAAGATGTTTGGTTGCCACTACTTGCTTGTTTGGCGGGAATAGGATTGGGAATGGGGATGAATCGATTGGAAGCTTTAAACGAAAAAGAACCAGAAAAAGCTTAGTTGAGAGTGCGAGGCTAAAAACCCCGCACACCCAAGGCAATTTAGGTGAAGAAGATAAAGGTGATTACAATGAACAATGGAACTAGGATTCCCATTGAATAAGCCAAGTAGCCTCCAAATGACGGCATTTTAACTTTATTTTCTTCAGCGACCGATTTCACCATAAAATTGGGCGCATTACCGATATAGGTATTTGCACCCATAAACACAGCGCCAACCGAAATTGCTTTCAATATCTCTTCTGCTTGTGCATTGCCTATGAATTGGCCCAACGTCCATGCATCAGCACCCGCAGGAGTCAAAAGCCCTGATGCCAAAGAACCGAACGTTAAGTACGTAGGTGCATTGTCCAAGACCGATGAGAATATCCCAGTCGCCCAAAAGAATTGCCAACGCTCTGTAATGCCAAGTTCTTTGCCATGTGCTTCAAGTAGAACGAGAGCAGGTATCATGGTAATGAAAATACCAATGAAGAGATAAGCTACTTCCTGGATAGGGTGGAGTGTAAAGTTATTGTACTTTCTGAACTCTTCTTTGGAAGTAAACTTACTTGCTACAATCAAAAGGATCAAAGTCGCTTCACGGATGAAACCGAGGGATGGATGGTCTTTGATTGCAGGGATGTAATTGCTATTTAGAAAGGCAACTGCAAGAACGACGCCTAACAACCATATAATGTTTACCTGTCCCCCAATTGAAATTGGTGTTGCCGATTTTATATCTCTTTGGATGTCTTTTTTGGACTCTTTTTTGTAAGCAAGAGTATCCCAGATAAAATAAACTACCAAAAGGATTACGGAGGCAAAGATCATCTCAGGAAAAAGTTTAAATGTCCAATCAAATGGAACACCTTTCAAATAACCCAAAAAGAGTGGAGGGTCACCTAATGGAGTCAAGGAACCACCTATATTGGATACTAGAAAGATAAAAAATACGACCGTATGTACCACATGCTTTCGTTCCGAATTTGTTTTTAATAGAGGTCGGATGAGTAACATGGAAGCACCAGTGGTTCCGATGAAGGAAGCAAGCGAGGCACCAATTAACAAAAAAATAGAATTGTTGAGAGGAGTCGCTGCGATGTCTCCTTTGATCACGATCCCGCCCGAGATGTAAAACAAAGACCCTAATAAAATAATAAAAGGGATGTAATCAAAGATGATCGTATGGTAGATGTTGTGCCCATACCCATACACGAGTAATATGATGAAAGAAATGGACCCGAGGCCAACCGCCAACATCAGTTTATTGTTGTTATTCTCCCACCAATGCTCTGTTTTATGAGAAGCAATCGGTAAAATTGCAATACTCAAGAGAATTGCGACAAATGGGATCACTGACCAATAAGGTAACTCTTGGTGGACTGATTCTCCATGGGAAGAATGACCAGTCTCTTCTTGTACGCTGGTAGGTTCCGTAACTACTGGATCTTCTGCAAACAATTGTGTGGATACAAATCCAAACATGGCAAGAAGAACCAGGACTAAAAGGAGCTTTCGTAACATGCTCACCATCCTTTTTTTCAGGCTAGCATAACCGAAAGAGGCTTTCCCTGGAACAAAAAAAAGAATTACGCTCTTGTTTTTACTCAAACACTCCCCCACTTCCAGGGGAATGAGAGAAAATTCAGGGGAAAAACCGAGGATTTAAACTGAATCGGTTACAAAGTGATTTCCCAAAAGAAGGGATGGCCCTATCCTTTATCTGAATGGATACGGTATTTTTCACATTTTCCAAATTGCTAAGCCCTCTTTTATTTCCTTTTCCTTTGTTTGTTATCTGCTTCTTGCTTTTGGCACTGAAAAGATCCACAAAACGAAAGCACTGGCTTTGCCTTTGGCTATTTGTGTATGGTTTTTCCAATGCTTGGGTTGCGAACTTCCTAATTTCATCACTCGAAAAACAAAACCCTCCTATTCCTATGGAAGATGTACCCGTTGTAGAAACGATAGTCGTGTTAGGCGGAATGATCAACCCACTGGGAATCCATTCCGAACGTGTCGAAGTAACGGATGCAGCAGACCGATTGATCGATGCCGTTCGCCTCTACCGGAATGGAAAGGCCAAATTTATTTTGTTTTCAGGCGGATCTGGACTTCTGTTTTCTCCTGAGCTAAAGGAGGCTGAGAGGGCAAAACGCATCCTCTTGGACCTAGGGATTCCAGAAAGTCGTATCCTATTAGAAGACCAATCGAGAAATACCTTTGAGAATGCAAAGTTTTCCAAGGAAAAACTCCTCCTCCAAAAAAGGGAAACAAGCCTACTTGTGACATCGGCCTTCCATATGCCAAGAGCCAAGGCATGCTTTGAAAAGCAAGGAGTGGCAGTGTTTGCCTATCCCACAGACTACAGAGCTCTCAACCTAAATGCATCGGCTTTTGATCTTTGGGTTCCCTCCCTGGTCTATTGGGAGCTTTCTACCATCGCAACCAAAGAATGGATCGGGATCTGGGCCTATCGTTTCAAGGCTTACATGGATTAGATCGACTTGACTCCCGCCAAGCCACCCAAAAACTATTAAGCAGAGACTTTCTGTCTAAAGGTTTGTATGAATC containing:
- a CDS encoding sodium:proton antiporter → MKKRMVSMLRKLLLVLVLLAMFGFVSTQLFAEDPVVTEPTSVQEETGHSSHGESVHQELPYWSVIPFVAILLSIAILPIASHKTEHWWENNNNKLMLAVGLGSISFIILLVYGYGHNIYHTIIFDYIPFIILLGSLFYISGGIVIKGDIAATPLNNSIFLLIGASLASFIGTTGASMLLIRPLLKTNSERKHVVHTVVFFIFLVSNIGGSLTPLGDPPLFLGYLKGVPFDWTFKLFPEMIFASVILLVVYFIWDTLAYKKESKKDIQRDIKSATPISIGGQVNIIWLLGVVLAVAFLNSNYIPAIKDHPSLGFIREATLILLIVASKFTSKEEFRKYNNFTLHPIQEVAYLFIGIFITMIPALVLLEAHGKELGITERWQFFWATGIFSSVLDNAPTYLTFGSLASGLLTPAGADAWTLGQFIGNAQAEEILKAISVGAVFMGANTYIGNAPNFMVKSVAEENKVKMPSFGGYLAYSMGILVPLFIVITFIFFT
- a CDS encoding DUF368 domain-containing protein, with amino-acid sequence MNGFLIGIANLIPGVSGGTFALILGLYDRLLGAITSITLDTIKITLQFIFGFWQKEKQSSFFSEMKRIDLWFLLFLGLGLLISVVSGAKLIQYLLQNHPAPTLALFIGLILPSLSVPYKLIEKHSFVVWLFLLPGIVLTIVPSFFMGENVGSENPLVALLTGAIAISAMILPGISGSYIMLVLGEYQIVIGKLSTITELSSIVFLMAFGIGCLVGLIVFTHFVKWLFQKYKSHTMTFLLGLILGSFFILWPFKDYANGQTIVGRSGEVKRDIQIATAKNILPQSTEDVWLPLLACLAGIGLGMGMNRLEALNEKEPEKA
- a CDS encoding YdcF family protein; the encoded protein is MALKRSTKRKHWLCLWLFVYGFSNAWVANFLISSLEKQNPPIPMEDVPVVETIVVLGGMINPLGIHSERVEVTDAADRLIDAVRLYRNGKAKFILFSGGSGLLFSPELKEAERAKRILLDLGIPESRILLEDQSRNTFENAKFSKEKLLLQKRETSLLVTSAFHMPRAKACFEKQGVAVFAYPTDYRALNLNASAFDLWVPSLVYWELSTIATKEWIGIWAYRFKAYMD